From the genome of Bombyx mori chromosome 16, ASM3026992v2, one region includes:
- the LOC134200290 gene encoding uncharacterized protein LOC134200290 → MDKPRRKYKDYDDSLLEIAVGLVENKNISSYEAEKQFGIPRRTILNKVKQRHTKRVGCPTKLPLADEKKITSCLILCGEYGYPLTCFELRSIVHDYLVKNGLTYLFNNKMPGQKWVRNFLKRNKNILTVRSTTNIKESRARKSIQDYNTYFENLKISLHNVKPDDIVNYDETNFSDNPGSQKCIFKAGTKHPNKTLNSTKTAISVMFSATASGVIFPPYVVYKADNLWTNWCTNGPKGTRYNKTKSGWFDSETFEDWFNTIIIPWAKKSTDPKVLIGDNLSSHINISIITKCQENNIRFIFLPPNSTHHTQPLDVAFFGPLKREWRRILMDYKVRHPSANTLNKQIFPELLNILLDASKLTQSKNIISGFRATGIHPINPEAVLKKLPDYRRLQTVTYDETFVNYLQNLRTPATHQKRTANKKLNTEPGKSVSVNDLNEKLNKRANKVKNNKKTSTITEKIQLQPDIADISTAILDRNLNNILSNARQDLSPHSDDSKLITNVKVHAEVHRNKGMDSFDMVQSNNTTYNIQPGVVVDVDKNVYLSNNRTLFKNISNIDKTEATETITKNLIISDITIKSADRISLDDSSLNSAGNQNVHVDVISKSRKRSTSSESSGTYSVHDSSCDEHFLPSISDTETYLEEMSEEMEQCTENENDDCEIRVGKYILVKFATPKLDKYYIGLVIKHNNLNHIYTIKYLRKNTNDTFYWPVVDDVSEITLLDVEKILPNPQVGRRGVLNFDLDNLSMYISKIY, encoded by the coding sequence ATGGACAAGCCACGAAGGAAATATAAAGATTACGACGACAGCTTGCTAGAAATTGCGGTAGGACTCGTagaaaataagaatatttcGTCATACGAGGCAGAAAAACAATTTGGTATCCCTCGCCGCACGATTTTAAATAAGGTCAAACAAAGACACACAAAAAGAGTTGGCTGTCCTACCAAACTGCCACTAGCTGATGAAAAGAAAATTACAAGCTGTTTGATTCTATGTGGAGAATATGGGTATCCCCTTACCTGCTTTGAACTAAGGTCAATAGTACACGACTATTTAGTTAAAAATGGACTCACTTatctttttaataacaaaatgcCCGGCCAGAAGTGGGTAAGGAACTTTTTGAAACGCAACAAAAATATTCTGACTGTGCGGTCTACAACAAATATAAAGGAATCTCGGGCCAGAAAAAGCATACAAGACTACAATACTTATTTTGAGAACCTTAAAATTTCTCTTCATAATGTTAAACCAGATGATATAGTGAACTATGACGAGACAAATTTTTCTGACAACCCGGGATCCCAAAAATGCATATTTAAAGCAGGCACTAAACAtccaaataaaactttaaatagcaCCAAAACTGCAATATCAGTCATGTTTTCGGCTACAGCCAGTGGAGTAATATTCCCACCGTATGTGGTATATAAAGCTGATAATTTATGGACAAACTGGTGTACTAATGGTCCTAAAGGAACCAGATATAACAAAACCAAATCTGGCTGGTTTGATTCGGAAACGTTCGAAGATTGGTTTAATACCATAATTATTCCATGGGCAAAGAAATCTACAGATCCTAAGGTCTTGATCGGAGACAATTTATCATcacatataaatataagcatAATAACAAAGTGtcaagaaaataatataagatttattttcttgcCACCCAATTCGACACATCATACTCAACCTCTCGATGTGGCCTTTTTCGGCCCATTAAAGAGAGAATGGAGAAGAATTTTAATGGACTACAAAGTTCGACACCCAAGCGCAAATaccttaaataaacaaatattcccCGAATTACTAAATATACTACTGGATGCCTCGAAACTTACacaaagtaaaaatataattagcggATTTCGTGCCACTGGGATACATCCTATTAATCCAGAAGCTGTACTAAAGAAATTGCCAGATTATCGCAGGCTTCAAACCGTGACTTATGACGAGACCTTTGTCaactatttacaaaatttgaGAACTCCGGCTACCCATCAAAAAAGAACtgcaaataaaaaactaaatacagAACCTGGAAAATCTGTAAGTGTTAATGATTTGAATGAAAAACTTAACAAACGGgctaataaagtaaaaaataataaaaagacaaGTACCATTACCGAAAAGATTCAGTTACAACCGGATATCGCAGACATTTCTACTGCTATTTTAGACCgtaatttaaacaatattttatcaaatGCTAGACAAGATTTATCACCTCATTCAGATGATAGCAAACTTATTACTAATGTAAAAGTTCATGCTGAAGTACATAGAAATAAGGGTATGGATTCATTTGATATGGTACAATCTAACAATACGACTTACAATATTCAACCAGGAgttgttgtagatgtcgataaaaatgtatatttatcaaATAACCGAAccttattcaaaaatatttctaatattGATAAAACAGAAGCCACTGAaactataactaaaaatttaattatctcTGATATAACTATAAAATCTGCAGATAGAATATCACTTGATGATAGCTCTTTAAACAGCGCTGGTAATCAAAATGTTCATGTTGATGTCATTTCAAAAAGTAGGAAAAGAAGTACAAGTTCGGAAAGCTCAGGAACATATTCCGTTCACGATTCGTCTTGTGATGAACATTTTCTTCCATCTATAAGTGACACAGAAACTTATTTAGAAGAAATGTCTGAAGAAATGGAACAATGtactgaaaatgaaaatgatgatTGTGAAATCCGTGTTGGTAAATATATTCTTGTAAAATTTGCTACGCCAAAGTtggataaatattatattggtcTAGTAATTAAGCATAATAATTTGAATCatatatatactataaaatatttaagaaagAATACCAATGATACATTTTACTGGCCAGTAGTTGATGATGTCTCAGAGATAACTTTGCTTGATGTAGAAAAAATACTGCCAAATCCGCAAGTTGGTCGTCGAGGCGTACTGAACTttgatttagataatttaagcatgtatatttcaaaaatttattga